AAGACTGAAATTTCCTATCTTTGAGCTCCACAAAACACTGAATACATGCTTTTATATGCTTAAAATCCTACTCGCAGATGCCTACGATGTTGATTTTAGTCGTGTTAGGGTTCCAAGCATTTTCAAGGAGCAGGATGACGTTGTGCCCGTCTATCGTCAGAAGACAGATTTGCCGAAGGATTATGAGTTCCAAAGCACGCTGAGGAAACTACAGGATGCTGTGTCTTCATTTGACACCGAATTCCGTAAGGAACTTGCCAATATCGACCACGATTTACTAACACCGAGTGACGAGATGTTCTTGCTATCATCGTTTTTGATGAACTTCAAGGAGTCTACTTCTCTTTTAATGTCACTTGTGCATGAAGTTGAACAGATTCATAAAGTGCGAAAGGACCGAGAGAGAAAGGGGTGGCTCCGTGGGAAGTCATTATGGTGCCCTGCACTGGAAAGTATGGATAGTTTCAAGCGTTGGTTTCAGAGGAGTCATCAGAGTACGACAGAAAATGACGCGTTGAGGGGAACTTTGGACCCCGGTTCAGATACTCATGGTGAAACAGTAGCTGCTCGACCGAACATTGATGACCTTGTACTCAGAAAACAACAGAGTAACGAGACATATGGAAGTCCTGAGTGGGAAAGCCTTCCGACTGCTTCAAATTCAAACACTAGCGACCGACAGAACATCAGACATCTTTCTCTGCAGGGAAAAACATTGAATATCATTACTGATGCCCTATGTCGTTGGCTGCGAATTATCACTGTCACTATAAATTGCACGTTCAGGGACTACAGGAATAATTTCAGATTTGCATTTCAGGTGACCATTGCACTGACATTAGCCAGTTTCCCAATGTATATACCGGCTACTCGAGAGTGGTATATGAAAATTCGTGGTACCTGGGTCGGCTTTGTTTGCATTCTATGCTTAGAACCCAATGTTGGGGCGACGTATTTTGTCTTTCTACTAAGGGCTGTTGGTGTGATACTTGGTGCATTTTGGGCGTATGTATCATATCAAGCTGGTATGAACCAATCTAACCCATATTTGGAGGTCTTTATCACTATATTTGGGACTGCACCGGGATTTTATTACCTACTTGGCTCCCCACATATTAAAGCAGCTATTATTCAAATAATTAGCATATATGCTGTGCTATTAGCCACTATCATTCCTTCCTCTATAGGTGGTTCAATAGGAGAAAACGTGTGGAAAAGAATTCTTGCAGTTGGATATGGGGGTGGGATTGCATTGTTAGTGCAATCAACTGCTTTTCCGATTACGGCTAGAGACCAGCTTAATGAAGAGCTGGCATTTGTAGTCGGTTGTCTGGCTGAGATTGAGGTACTGTATGCAGGGGAATTGGACGCTCCTCACAAAATTACTATCTCCAAAGCTACATTGGACCGTATCTCGTTTTTATCGTCAAATGCTAAATCAGCTATAAACAGGGCAAGTGCATACAAAACAATAGCAAGGCGTGAACCGAGACTTAAAGGGAGCTACAAAGAAATCGAGAAGGTTTTCACACAGATGATCTTTGTTCTGAGGCAAATTATTGAACGCATGGATAATATTGAGTTCTTACGAAAGCAATATGGGTTTGGCATAGTAGAGGAACTAAATCACGCTGTTTACCCATATAGGAGACATGTTGCTGCCGCCCTAGGAAATCAACTAAGGTCTATACAAGAAGCTCTGATCAATAAACGGCCGCTTCCGCAGTACTTACCCAGTGCCCGAATAGCACAGAAGCGCTTACTTAACAAGGTAAGAGACACACTCTACATGAACTACAGAAGAGGATACGACTTCCTCTCTTCCAGATCCACGGCAGTAGCTGACGGTAATGATAATGGATTCGAACAAAATGATGATGAGGGAATATTGTTAAGAGTTAAAAGACCTAGGACTAAGTTAACCCCGTCTGAAATAGATGGGTTACGGGAAAGATACCTGAGCTGGAACGCTACAGGCGCTGGATTCGCTGAAGTCATCGAATACACCGAGGAATTGATACAACTAACTATATTTTTAGTGGGTGTAAACGAATTCAAGTATGGGTTCCTTTCACGTCCACTGTATAGTGACTGGGCTGCCCAGGCTGTCACTCAGTTTGATGCATTTGTCAAGGGATACTCTGCTGTGCGTGAAGACGTACCTATGCGGAGAGATCATTCAGGTGTAGAAGGTGATCATCTCACGGTTTATTCTGATATGGGAATGGAACTTCCACAAACGAAAACTAAAACTATGCACTCCCACGCTCGCAGGGGGGCGAGCAAACTGAACCTTGCGAGAATTGCATCCAAAGATACTGTCGAACCCGAAACAAAGCTCATGTCAGGAAATGATGACCGCTTAGATCTTCAACTCACAAAGACACTAGGTGATTTGGAAGATGAGGATGAGGATCTCTACAACGAACAGGAATTACCGATAGCGTTGAGGAGATACTTGAGTAGGAAGAAAGACTAACTTCTCATGGAGCAATAGACTTTATTTCGCGAGAAAAATATATAGCCTTCGTGTCATGCATCAAACCAGCTCTACGTGGTTGGCATGCTCATTCAAAGTTAATCAATATGGATAATTTCAGGACTTTTTGGGGCCTTTGATCTCTGGGCATCGTGGTCCTTTTTACCCTTGCGTTTATTGCTCTGACGTAGACTCTGCCCCTGCGTCTTGAAATGCGGGTTTGGCTGTGAACCTTCCTGGTCCTCCGACTCTTCCTTTGGTAACACCATTGGAAAACCAAAAAACAACTGCCCCTCTGGTAGATTGAGTGGGGCTGGCTTTCCGTCTAGCGAAATCTTTATTTCCCTTATATCGTCCTTGGCGGAAACTACCTTCCCAGATAGCTTGTGTCCCTCCCCAGCAAAGCTAGTAGCGCTCTGCTCAGCCTCCTTAACGATATCAGCATATTTTATACGTCGAGACATAGTTCCATTGCTCACTGATGCTGGATCAACTGTGTTCTTTTTCTTGCGTTGTGTGTTATTGTTGGCCGCCTGGTAGTCTGGCTCCACGTAACCAACGGGCGGTGCAAAGTCTGTGACCAAGTCCGTCTCTATCACGCAGATGGATTTGCATTCAGATTCTGGTTTGACCTCTAGCACTCGAATACGGTAAATGCGCTTGTTGTAGCTGATCTCTATTATGTCGTCCACAGTAAGGGTACTAAACTTCCGCAACACGTTCTCGAGCACTGCTTTCGGGTCAGATATATCTAGAAAATCAACTGACTGTGGCTCTATCTTGACAAACTGTCCCTGCGGCACGTCCGTGGACGAAATACGCAATAAAGAGCCGGGGTTCACCCCCAACGTGGCCATCATCCATCCCGGAAGGTACGCCCTACCCTCTTCTgcgacaaactccaaaacCCCACCATGTGTCACCTTTCCAGTCTCTTGGCTACTCAATTTGAAGAGCATCGGGTACCTGATATTCAACATTGACAACTTGTTGAGCGCACTCGGAGGGAGGAAGATCTTGCCACCATAATTAGCATCTTCCTTTCTGATCCTATCATTCATCATTTCAATTGGATAGCATCTAAAGAAGTCTTCAAACTTCTGCGGCATAGGAACGAATCCGCCGCCAAATGATCCAAATCCACTAAACATCTTCGCTATGCACGGGCTGTTTCCTTTTGTGAGGTATTGTAGAAGGAGTTTTCTTTGTTCTCTTATCAGGTAATAATATACTTAGCGTGCTATACGTAATTCGACAGGCATCAAAAGCCTGAATATTGGAAAGGAGACTAGTTAAAATGCGCTTGAAGATAGTTCCCTATGAAGTGGTATTATATACGATGGCGGCTATGCACTGCGGCATGTGCAGTGGGTATTTCGTATCTTATACCGAAATATCTTGCACGAAGAATAGAAAACTGAGGTACTAGGATGATGTCCACTTCTAGCGGTCTTAATCATTCATCAAAGTGAGATAGGTATTCCTGG
This is a stretch of genomic DNA from Eremothecium gossypii ATCC 10895 chromosome VI, complete sequence. It encodes these proteins:
- a CDS encoding uncharacterized protein (Non-syntenic homolog of Saccharomyces cerevisiae YGL140C), which gives rise to MKSSRYGTLQLVLKKTRSYLKRCGLQDRVLMRRVLKSTINTTCAFIFCLIPAVRQRLASEPSMLPLISVMVHPGRRVSSIIQSTIYVITGLLLGLLYALLGRFAAQRCLGDTWHSWTAMEQYTQNYKRYESALAVLAVFEICMLFFHGWMRVVNHNYFHVVFPLFIVVHFSFLSPLSIDAAQIAKTFTIPFYLGISMSLFWNLVLYPEFGSTYLGNTAIDTMNEIHHFLNNAVNFFISIDNEVLSDSLYGKKPCTLARLLTLKNEIEIKINNCALVLEECTYEISYSYLSPSQLNGLIMTLKSLQRYLSGVTNACQMEFLLLGKAQRDSDSAVEQAMSKEISHADAEKLLHILRRLKFPIFELHKTLNTCFYMLKILLADAYDVDFSRVRVPSIFKEQDDVVPVYRQKTDLPKDYEFQSTLRKLQDAVSSFDTEFRKELANIDHDLLTPSDEMFLLSSFLMNFKESTSLLMSLVHEVEQIHKVRKDRERKGWLRGKSLWCPALESMDSFKRWFQRSHQSTTENDALRGTLDPGSDTHGETVAARPNIDDLVLRKQQSNETYGSPEWESLPTASNSNTSDRQNIRHLSLQGKTLNIITDALCRWLRIITVTINCTFRDYRNNFRFAFQVTIALTLASFPMYIPATREWYMKIRGTWVGFVCILCLEPNVGATYFVFLLRAVGVILGAFWAYVSYQAGMNQSNPYLEVFITIFGTAPGFYYLLGSPHIKAAIIQIISIYAVLLATIIPSSIGGSIGENVWKRILAVGYGGGIALLVQSTAFPITARDQLNEELAFVVGCLAEIEVLYAGELDAPHKITISKATLDRISFLSSNAKSAINRASAYKTIARREPRLKGSYKEIEKVFTQMIFVLRQIIERMDNIEFLRKQYGFGIVEELNHAVYPYRRHVAAALGNQLRSIQEALINKRPLPQYLPSARIAQKRLLNKVRDTLYMNYRRGYDFLSSRSTAVADGNDNGFEQNDDEGILLRVKRPRTKLTPSEIDGLRERYLSWNATGAGFAEVIEYTEELIQLTIFLVGVNEFKYGFLSRPLYSDWAAQAVTQFDAFVKGYSAVREDVPMRRDHSGVEGDHLTVYSDMGMELPQTKTKTMHSHARRGASKLNLARIASKDTVEPETKLMSGNDDRLDLQLTKTLGDLEDEDEDLYNEQELPIALRRYLSRKKD
- the UFD1 gene encoding polyubiquitin-binding protein UFD1 (Syntenic homolog of Saccharomyces cerevisiae YGR048W (UFD1)) yields the protein MFSGFGSFGGGFVPMPQKFEDFFRCYPIEMMNDRIRKEDANYGGKIFLPPSALNKLSMLNIRYPMLFKLSSQETGKVTHGGVLEFVAEEGRAYLPGWMMATLGVNPGSLLRISSTDVPQGQFVKIEPQSVDFLDISDPKAVLENVLRKFSTLTVDDIIEISYNKRIYRIRVLEVKPESECKSICVIETDLVTDFAPPVGYVEPDYQAANNNTQRKKKNTVDPASVSNGTMSRRIKYADIVKEAEQSATSFAGEGHKLSGKVVSAKDDIREIKISLDGKPAPLNLPEGQLFFGFPMVLPKEESEDQEGSQPNPHFKTQGQSLRQSNKRKGKKDHDAQRSKAPKSPEIIHID